The DNA region TTTGTTCATCTCTTGTGGTTCTTTCATTCGAACAGTTGTTCCCCCGGTGGCAGTAACAGCATATTGGCCTTATTAGCGTTGTGTCAATGGGCGGGGTGTTGACAAACTATTGTATTGTCGTTATATTATTAACAGTTTGCATTATGCAAATGTATTGGATGGGGCGAATAGCTGAGGAGCCTTAGATGAAACCCGAAATGACAAAAGATGAACTTGTTGAAAACACTCTGCAGTTGACGGAGAAGGCATTCCGTGAACTGTTTCCTATATTGCCTAAGGAGTGGCTGAGCCTGGACCTGACCACATCCCAGCTCAAGGTGGTGCTTCTTCTGTTCATGAATGGTCCGTCGCGGATGAGTATTATCGCTTCTTCATTGGGTGTCAGCCTGGCCACAGCGACCGGAGTGGTTGATCGTCTGGTAGAAAAGGATATGGTCTTGCGGGAAGGTGATCCAAACGACCGGCGCATAGTTCAGTGTCGCCTTTCGGATAAAGGAGAAAACCTGATAACAGGGCTGTGGACTTTGGCACGCGACCACGCCAAGGTGCTTTTGGAGGTACTCGATCAACGAAAGCTGCAGCTACTTAATGAAGCGATTCAGGCACTCCTGGAGGCTGGAGATGCAACCAGGGAAGTGCTCCAGGGCAACCACACAATCAAGTAGTGGGAAACTGCATAATGACCTCGTGAAAGGGTTCACCCCCCTTTCTAAAGCAGGAGGCGGGATTTGATCCGTCTCCTGCTTTTGGTTTATGGATTTTAACCTTCAGTCCCAGCTTTTGGCCGTCTTCTAAAGAGTAGCCAGCTCACCACGGCCAGCGCCACCACTCCAGCGGCGATGCCACCGATGACAGGCGGGGTCAACCACGAAGAATGCCCATTGGTGGCAGGAGGTTGCTGGCCACTGGTAGTGGTAGTAAAAGAGGTCTCATCGGAATAGCTGGACCAGTTGCCATAGCTATCCTGGTATCTCACATGCCAGCAGTAGGTGGTATTATATGCCAGAGTATCTGAAGGTATAGATATCTGGGTCAAGTTGGAGGTATCAGCACCGCTATTGAAAACAGGGCTGGAGTAGTCCCCCCGGGTGGTGGTTACCTGCCACTGAGAGGCATGATGACTGTCGGTTGATTCCGGATCGGAGAAAGCAGAGGATTGCAGCGTTGGGGTCAGGCTGACATCCGTGGCTCCATCCTGGGGTGAACTATTGCTGGGTTTATCCGGTGCCGAGGTTGGCAGAGTGCTGTAGGCTATATCTATATCTCCCTGCGTGGTGGACTGCTGCCACACCACATGGGCGTTTCCCGAGGCATCAATGGC from Chloroflexota bacterium includes:
- a CDS encoding MarR family transcriptional regulator — translated: MKPEMTKDELVENTLQLTEKAFRELFPILPKEWLSLDLTTSQLKVVLLLFMNGPSRMSIIASSLGVSLATATGVVDRLVEKDMVLREGDPNDRRIVQCRLSDKGENLITGLWTLARDHAKVLLEVLDQRKLQLLNEAIQALLEAGDATREVLQGNHTIK